The following are encoded together in the Tribolium castaneum strain GA2 chromosome 3, icTriCast1.1, whole genome shotgun sequence genome:
- the LOC658516 gene encoding spliceosome-associated protein CWC27 homolog: protein MSSVYILEPPTSGKVLLKTTVGDIDVELWAKETPKTCRNFIQLCLEGYYDNTIFHRVVKGFIAQGGDPNGDGTGGESIYGEPFKDEFHQRLRFTRRGLLAMANGGKDDNGSQFFFTLGATPELQDKHTIFGKITGDTIFNMLKLEDGLIRDERPIYPHKIIKTEVLNNPFADIQPRLRQVEVKEKKKKEKKPGVKNFKLLSFGEEAEEDEEESTRVNEKFVGKGKSTHDVLDDPKLSSKTEDVDEENDDVEEVNPEEQLESIRKKLKREHKKPVPTSTTTAEPIDTYESFLEEERREKKKKQFEEIQKEIQNVKKEYHKNKLKKKEEDIIATEKKVQEDKTIQEYKDEFDKYKNKKDALPKKGAGREQFTLNLLEKFKKKIQSMKDGEENEEDNEEEQAWLKHRLCFQDKNPVLAKDANRKDDDWFEIYDPRNALNKRRRGETVEKFKK from the exons atgagtAGTGTTTATATTTTGGAGCCCCCAACTTCGGGAAAG GTGTTGTTGAAAACAACAGTTGGTGACATAGACGTCGAATTGTGGGCAAAAGAAACGCCAAAAACCTGCCGCAACTTCATACAATTGTGCCTTGAGGGCTATTACGACAACACTATCTTCCACAGGGTTGTTAAGGGCTTTATAGCCCAAGGGGGTGACCCAAATGGTGACGGTACAGGCGGAGAGTCAATCTATGGAGAGCCCTTCAAAGATGAGTTTCACCAAAGACTCCGCTTTACGCGAAGAGGGTTGCTTGCGATGGCCAACGGGGGCAAGGACGACAACGGGTCTCAGTTTTTCTTCACCCTGGGGGCGACTCCCGAATTGCAAGACAAACACAcgatttttgggaaaattacCGGAGACACGATTTTTAATATGCTCAAGCTTGAGGATGGGTTAATAAGGGACGAAAGGCCGATCTACCCTCACAAAATCATTAAAACGGAAGTTTTGAACAATCCATTTGCCGACATCCAACCCAGGCTTAGACAGGTTGAGGTGAAggagaagaaaaagaaagagaaaaagCCAGGAGTCAA GAATTTTAAGTTATTGTCGTTTGGGGAAGAGGCTGAGGAAGATGAGGAAGAGTCAACGAGGGTCAATGAAAAGTTTGTGGGCAAAGGCAAATCCACACACGATGTGTTAG atGATCCCAAATTGAGCTCTAAAACGGAGGACGTAGATGAGGAGAATGATGACGTGGAAGAAGTTAATCCAGAAGAACAGTTAGAGAGCATCagaaagaaactaaaaagagAACACAAAAAACCTGTACCAACTTCCACAACAACGGCGGAACCGATAGATACATATGAGTCATTCCTAGAGGAAGAGAGGCGcgagaaaaagaaaaaacaatt tGAGGAGATCCAAAAAGAAATCCAGAACGTTAAAAAGGAATACCATAAAAATAAGTTGAAAAAGAAGGAAGAGGACATAATTGCAACCGAGAAGAAGGTCCAAGAAGACAAGACAATACAAGAGTACAAAGACGAGTTcgataaatacaaaaataaaaaagacgcaTTACCTAAAAAGGGAGCTGGGAGAGAACAGTTCACTTTGAATTTGTTGGAAAAGTTCAAAAAGAAGATACAGTCAATGAAAGACGGGGAAGAGAATGAAGAAGACAATGAGGAAGAACAAGCGTGGTTGAAGCACAGACTGTGCTTCCAGGACAAAAACCCAGTCTTGGCAAAAGACGCCAATAGAAAAGATGACGATTGGTTTGAAATTTACGATCCTAGAAACGCTTTGAATAAACGACGACGTGGAGAAACCGTGGAGAAGTTCAAGAAATAG
- the LOC658595 gene encoding transmembrane protein 209, protein MSVCTPNRNVLNNSFALERSLSVNKTRRTVRKSFIWGSVNLLILAVLLYDIANSCPLYTDIYDYIKYAFVLIVSINLLYYAAKIMISNFNHEQIPITLEQKKLLGISDSDPNFKVVDKLHAPTAQTPSHSFSNSPSPPSSPLSSTPMNMTANSWRSTPNDSLNYSLSSPSWTYHKVVSGPSPSSFSSNSPIQYRDTSGIEFIQDEKDLDTYLKEFEANTSVKNLNNQTQQPSNLLSSFWSHPVTKTAKDMSSFLKRCTYQLATQSPTNLNSSSPKNIIENKSSPTAFQTSALAHWSRLNIDIVSLTQWNENLRKWISQTILERLIKEFDNINESFEKHGLTDIKIGQVGLDRLRKTAQVAHVTHFIPSLPTLIPFLEVTSNQEYLEKRIRELAKGGCMSDFKWSGGSGYNGKDWDDSLPTDSAIIMHLFASYLDTQLMPLPSMPDTKPFSGLYYIKSKDKVPTLTPNSLFIQQVTEKPPHFRVIVGETIYEMVKGYNNLFHSILFFLYHVNKQEHGMLGRVNLGRAGVNMLWIIGQ, encoded by the exons ATGAGTGTGTGCAC ACCAAATCGTAACGTTTTAAACAACTCTTTTGCACTAGAACGGAGCCTTTCCGTGAATAAAACACGGCGAACTGTGCGTAAAAGCTTCATCTGGGGCTCCGTGAACCTCCTTATACTTGCAGTCCTTCTTTATGATAT AGCAAATTCATGTCCTTTGTACACTGATATTTACGACTATATCAAATATGCGTTCGTTCTGATAGTAAGCATAAATCTCTTGTACTATGCTGCAAAAATTATGATCTCAAATTTCAATCATGAGCAAATACCAATCACTTTGGAGCAGAAGAAACTGTTAGGAATCAGTGATTCAG acccaaattttaaagttgttgATAAGTTACATGCGCCAACAGCTCAAACACCTTCACATTCGTTTTCAAATAGTCCTAGTCCTCCAAGTTCGCCACTGTCCAGCACTCCGATGAACATGACTGCGAACAGCTGGAGGTCCACTCCCAATGACA gtTTAAATTACTCATTATCATCACCTTCTTGGACTTATCATAAAGTAGTTTCTGGCCCTTCGCCTTCCTCATTTTCTTCCAACAGCCCCATTCAATATAGGGACACATCGGGGATCGAATTTATCCAAGACGAAAAAGACTTAGATACGTATTTAAAAGAGTTCGAAGCTAACACAagtgttaaaaatttgaacaacCAGACGCAACAACCTTCAAATTTGTTGAGTTCGTTTTGGAGCCACCCTGTGACGAAAACGGCCAAAGACATGTCcagttttttgaaacgttGTACTTATCAACTAGCCACACAATCACCTa ctAATCTCAATTCAAGTAGTCCGAaaaatataattgaaaataaaagttcGCCTACAGCTTTCCAAACGTCCGCTTTGGCTCACTGGTCGAGGCTTAATATTGACATAGTGTCTTTAACACAGTGGAACGAGAATTTACGCAAATGGATTTCCCAAACCATTTTAGAAAGACTGATCAAAGAATTTGATAATATTAATGAATCTTTTGAGAAACATGGACTGACGGATATTAAAATTGGCCAAGTGGGGTTAGACAGGCTGAGAAAGACTGCACAAGTCGCACATGTTACCCATTTTATTCCAAGTCTACCAACCCTGATACCGTTCTTGGAAGTCACCTCTAACCAAGAATATTTGGAAAAACGGATAAGAGAGTTGGCCAAAGGGGGCTGCATGAGTGATTTTAAGTGGAGTGGGGGGAGCGGCTACAATGGGAAAGACTGGGATGATTCACTCCCCACTGATTCAGCC ATCATAATGCACTTGTTTGCGTCATATTTGGATACCCAGCTAATGCCACTCCCAAGTATGCCAGACACAAAACCTTTCAGTGGTCTTTATTACATCAAAAGCAAGGATAAAGTCCCGACTCTAACACCCAACAGTCTTTTTATACAACAAGTGACTGAAAAACCGCCACATTTTCGAGTAATTGTGGGAGAAACGATCTATGAAATGGTCAAG ggttacaataatttatttcacagtattttattctttctGTATCATGTGAACAAGCAAGAGCATGGAATGTTAGGAAGAGTTAATTTGGGCAGGGCGGGGGTTAATATGCTCTGGATTATTggacaataa
- the LOC658443 gene encoding uncharacterized protein LOC658443 isoform X3: protein MLESGTLVEECPLKNHSQCKKRPTTLKGPFRLVRLCVLGIFLPSLLIALPLYMRYHVYGHQLYPLAMSDMRLLDNKVSTTWCQRQLVKVNTTFNAFLLNNPPTLSSQLKPLTMVRHLKLEDDTKEYWGFYLLQGSSVTVSTCVRWPGASLIVIRGHKHLHECAYIGDNSSEELDELMKAIQEKSYVPPKPKPKHNTTRTNEPEMMKRHRPDVKFHHPVHKNSSESHTIKKAVDEADITDPKMLQPILDSLQVKTKKKHKPTPEENHMHVHRNSTIAKDETKNIKIEAPHFGKTQSQEALDDIVQRLQGLGNKTNSILDRLNEKFKNEGGNETNEQKFDVKGRHYSKPAVSFDENIDRARRRRQITISNAMKSNFTEDDEERNLAMEEGFVPDGIADHRGTVNETTLNDYSNSEFWSSFSSSEEALLNCAGLILNLPLTPHHKCVPELTEEQAEETYLANTITYQVPVNGYYFFVFNSENEVQPNYIRVQFHLNKAVYNVSNAVSTCLNSSAACAMDLKFFSSEKLVMELPVKENGNLWNEEFVVVSECEPRTAIYAICVIAVPVLVILFAFS from the exons ATGTTGGAGTCTGGAACTTTAGTTGAAG AGTGtcctttaaaaaatcacagtcaGTGCAAAAAGCGTCCAACGACCCTAAAAGGCCCATTCCGTTTAGTCAGACTATGTGTATTGGGCATTTTTCTCCCAAGTTTACTGATAGCGCTTCCTCTTTATATGAGATACCATGTCTACGGTCACCAACTTTATCCTTTGGCAATGTCAGACATGAGGCTTTTGGATAACAAGGTTTCAACAACTTGGTGTCAA agACAATTAGTAAAAGTCAACACAACTTTCAATGCATTCCTGTTAAACAATCCACCCACTTTATCATCCCAATTAAAACCATTGACAATGGTTCGCCATTTAAAGCTAGAAGATGATACGAAGGAATACTGGGGGTTCTACCTCTTGCAAGGCTCTTCCGTGACAGTCTCGACCTGTGTAAG ATGGCCTGGCGCCTCTTTAATTGTGATCAGAGGCCACAAACACTTACACGAATGTGCCTACATTGGCGACAACTCCTCGGAAGAACTCGACGAATTGATGAAAGCAATTCAGGAAAAAAGTTACGTCCCGCCTAAACCCAAGCCCAAACATAACACCACTCGCACTAACGAGCCCGAAATGATGAAACGGCACAGGCCAGACGTGAAATTTCACCACCCTGTTCACAAAAACAGCAGCGAAAGCCACACCATTAAAAAAGCAGTGGACGAAGCCGACATCACTGATCCCAAAATGCTGCAACCGATTTTAGATTCTCTTCAAGTGAAAACGAAGAAGAAACATAAACCTACACCTGAGGAGAACCACATGCACGTCCACAGAAATTCCACAATTGCCAAAGACGAGaccaaaaatatcaaaatagaGGCACCACATTTCGGGAAAACTCAGTCCCAAGAGGCGCTCGATGATATCGTTCAGAGGTTGCAAGGGCTGGGTAACAAAACCAATTCGATTTTGGATCGGCTTAATgagaagtttaaaaatgaaggtGGTAACGAAACGAATGAGCAAAAGTTTGATGTGAAAGGGAGGCATTATTCAAAACCTGCCGTTAGTTTTGACGAAAATATCGACAGAGCGAGAAGACGCAGGCAAATTACGATTTCGAACGCCATGAAGTCGAATTTTACGGAAGATGATGAGGAGCGGAATTTAGCAATGGAAGAA ggTTTTGTCCCCGATGGGATAGCCGACCACAGAGGCACAGTTAATGAAACAACTCTGAACGACTACAGTAACAGCGAATTTTGGTCATCTTTTTCAAGCTCTGAGGAGGCTCTTTTAAATTGTGCTGGTTTAATTCTCAATCTTCCACTCACGCCACATCACAAGTGTGTCCCAGAATTGACGGAAGAGCAAGCCGAAGAAACGTATCTTGCAAATACCATCACTTACCA AGTTCCTGTGAATGGTTACTACTTTTTCGTCTTCAACAGTGAAAATGAGGTACAACCGAACTACATCCGCGTCCAATTCCACCTAAATAAGGCCGTTTATAACGTTTCAAACGCCGTATCGACTTGCTTGAACAGTTCCGCCGCTTGTGCGATGGACCTGAAGTTTTTCTCCTCGGAAAAACTGGTGATGGAACTACCAGTTAAAGAAAATGGGAATCTTTGGAATGAAGAATTCGTTGTGGTATCTGAGTGTGAACCACGAACCGCTATTTATGCAATATGTGTGATTGCTGTACCTGTTCTTGTGatactttttgcattttcgtga
- the LOC658443 gene encoding uncharacterized protein LOC658443 isoform X1 encodes MEVCGTSAIQMKIFTVLQECPLKNHSQCKKRPTTLKGPFRLVRLCVLGIFLPSLLIALPLYMRYHVYGHQLYPLAMSDMRLLDNKVSTTWCQRQLVKVNTTFNAFLLNNPPTLSSQLKPLTMVRHLKLEDDTKEYWGFYLLQGSSVTVSTCVRWPGASLIVIRGHKHLHECAYIGDNSSEELDELMKAIQEKSYVPPKPKPKHNTTRTNEPEMMKRHRPDVKFHHPVHKNSSESHTIKKAVDEADITDPKMLQPILDSLQVKTKKKHKPTPEENHMHVHRNSTIAKDETKNIKIEAPHFGKTQSQEALDDIVQRLQGLGNKTNSILDRLNEKFKNEGGNETNEQKFDVKGRHYSKPAVSFDENIDRARRRRQITISNAMKSNFTEDDEERNLAMEEGFVPDGIADHRGTVNETTLNDYSNSEFWSSFSSSEEALLNCAGLILNLPLTPHHKCVPELTEEQAEETYLANTITYQVPVNGYYFFVFNSENEVQPNYIRVQFHLNKAVYNVSNAVSTCLNSSAACAMDLKFFSSEKLVMELPVKENGNLWNEEFVVVSECEPRTAIYAICVIAVPVLVILFAFS; translated from the exons ATGGAAGTATGTGGCACAAGTGCgatacaaatgaaaatttttacggTTTTACAAG AGTGtcctttaaaaaatcacagtcaGTGCAAAAAGCGTCCAACGACCCTAAAAGGCCCATTCCGTTTAGTCAGACTATGTGTATTGGGCATTTTTCTCCCAAGTTTACTGATAGCGCTTCCTCTTTATATGAGATACCATGTCTACGGTCACCAACTTTATCCTTTGGCAATGTCAGACATGAGGCTTTTGGATAACAAGGTTTCAACAACTTGGTGTCAA agACAATTAGTAAAAGTCAACACAACTTTCAATGCATTCCTGTTAAACAATCCACCCACTTTATCATCCCAATTAAAACCATTGACAATGGTTCGCCATTTAAAGCTAGAAGATGATACGAAGGAATACTGGGGGTTCTACCTCTTGCAAGGCTCTTCCGTGACAGTCTCGACCTGTGTAAG ATGGCCTGGCGCCTCTTTAATTGTGATCAGAGGCCACAAACACTTACACGAATGTGCCTACATTGGCGACAACTCCTCGGAAGAACTCGACGAATTGATGAAAGCAATTCAGGAAAAAAGTTACGTCCCGCCTAAACCCAAGCCCAAACATAACACCACTCGCACTAACGAGCCCGAAATGATGAAACGGCACAGGCCAGACGTGAAATTTCACCACCCTGTTCACAAAAACAGCAGCGAAAGCCACACCATTAAAAAAGCAGTGGACGAAGCCGACATCACTGATCCCAAAATGCTGCAACCGATTTTAGATTCTCTTCAAGTGAAAACGAAGAAGAAACATAAACCTACACCTGAGGAGAACCACATGCACGTCCACAGAAATTCCACAATTGCCAAAGACGAGaccaaaaatatcaaaatagaGGCACCACATTTCGGGAAAACTCAGTCCCAAGAGGCGCTCGATGATATCGTTCAGAGGTTGCAAGGGCTGGGTAACAAAACCAATTCGATTTTGGATCGGCTTAATgagaagtttaaaaatgaaggtGGTAACGAAACGAATGAGCAAAAGTTTGATGTGAAAGGGAGGCATTATTCAAAACCTGCCGTTAGTTTTGACGAAAATATCGACAGAGCGAGAAGACGCAGGCAAATTACGATTTCGAACGCCATGAAGTCGAATTTTACGGAAGATGATGAGGAGCGGAATTTAGCAATGGAAGAA ggTTTTGTCCCCGATGGGATAGCCGACCACAGAGGCACAGTTAATGAAACAACTCTGAACGACTACAGTAACAGCGAATTTTGGTCATCTTTTTCAAGCTCTGAGGAGGCTCTTTTAAATTGTGCTGGTTTAATTCTCAATCTTCCACTCACGCCACATCACAAGTGTGTCCCAGAATTGACGGAAGAGCAAGCCGAAGAAACGTATCTTGCAAATACCATCACTTACCA AGTTCCTGTGAATGGTTACTACTTTTTCGTCTTCAACAGTGAAAATGAGGTACAACCGAACTACATCCGCGTCCAATTCCACCTAAATAAGGCCGTTTATAACGTTTCAAACGCCGTATCGACTTGCTTGAACAGTTCCGCCGCTTGTGCGATGGACCTGAAGTTTTTCTCCTCGGAAAAACTGGTGATGGAACTACCAGTTAAAGAAAATGGGAATCTTTGGAATGAAGAATTCGTTGTGGTATCTGAGTGTGAACCACGAACCGCTATTTATGCAATATGTGTGATTGCTGTACCTGTTCTTGTGatactttttgcattttcgtga
- the LOC658443 gene encoding uncharacterized protein LOC658443 isoform X2 has product MREFFRRNYSPDFGLTECPLKNHSQCKKRPTTLKGPFRLVRLCVLGIFLPSLLIALPLYMRYHVYGHQLYPLAMSDMRLLDNKVSTTWCQRQLVKVNTTFNAFLLNNPPTLSSQLKPLTMVRHLKLEDDTKEYWGFYLLQGSSVTVSTCVRWPGASLIVIRGHKHLHECAYIGDNSSEELDELMKAIQEKSYVPPKPKPKHNTTRTNEPEMMKRHRPDVKFHHPVHKNSSESHTIKKAVDEADITDPKMLQPILDSLQVKTKKKHKPTPEENHMHVHRNSTIAKDETKNIKIEAPHFGKTQSQEALDDIVQRLQGLGNKTNSILDRLNEKFKNEGGNETNEQKFDVKGRHYSKPAVSFDENIDRARRRRQITISNAMKSNFTEDDEERNLAMEEGFVPDGIADHRGTVNETTLNDYSNSEFWSSFSSSEEALLNCAGLILNLPLTPHHKCVPELTEEQAEETYLANTITYQVPVNGYYFFVFNSENEVQPNYIRVQFHLNKAVYNVSNAVSTCLNSSAACAMDLKFFSSEKLVMELPVKENGNLWNEEFVVVSECEPRTAIYAICVIAVPVLVILFAFS; this is encoded by the exons ATGCGCGAATTTTTTCGGCGGAATTATTCTCCGGACTTTGGCTTGACAG AGTGtcctttaaaaaatcacagtcaGTGCAAAAAGCGTCCAACGACCCTAAAAGGCCCATTCCGTTTAGTCAGACTATGTGTATTGGGCATTTTTCTCCCAAGTTTACTGATAGCGCTTCCTCTTTATATGAGATACCATGTCTACGGTCACCAACTTTATCCTTTGGCAATGTCAGACATGAGGCTTTTGGATAACAAGGTTTCAACAACTTGGTGTCAA agACAATTAGTAAAAGTCAACACAACTTTCAATGCATTCCTGTTAAACAATCCACCCACTTTATCATCCCAATTAAAACCATTGACAATGGTTCGCCATTTAAAGCTAGAAGATGATACGAAGGAATACTGGGGGTTCTACCTCTTGCAAGGCTCTTCCGTGACAGTCTCGACCTGTGTAAG ATGGCCTGGCGCCTCTTTAATTGTGATCAGAGGCCACAAACACTTACACGAATGTGCCTACATTGGCGACAACTCCTCGGAAGAACTCGACGAATTGATGAAAGCAATTCAGGAAAAAAGTTACGTCCCGCCTAAACCCAAGCCCAAACATAACACCACTCGCACTAACGAGCCCGAAATGATGAAACGGCACAGGCCAGACGTGAAATTTCACCACCCTGTTCACAAAAACAGCAGCGAAAGCCACACCATTAAAAAAGCAGTGGACGAAGCCGACATCACTGATCCCAAAATGCTGCAACCGATTTTAGATTCTCTTCAAGTGAAAACGAAGAAGAAACATAAACCTACACCTGAGGAGAACCACATGCACGTCCACAGAAATTCCACAATTGCCAAAGACGAGaccaaaaatatcaaaatagaGGCACCACATTTCGGGAAAACTCAGTCCCAAGAGGCGCTCGATGATATCGTTCAGAGGTTGCAAGGGCTGGGTAACAAAACCAATTCGATTTTGGATCGGCTTAATgagaagtttaaaaatgaaggtGGTAACGAAACGAATGAGCAAAAGTTTGATGTGAAAGGGAGGCATTATTCAAAACCTGCCGTTAGTTTTGACGAAAATATCGACAGAGCGAGAAGACGCAGGCAAATTACGATTTCGAACGCCATGAAGTCGAATTTTACGGAAGATGATGAGGAGCGGAATTTAGCAATGGAAGAA ggTTTTGTCCCCGATGGGATAGCCGACCACAGAGGCACAGTTAATGAAACAACTCTGAACGACTACAGTAACAGCGAATTTTGGTCATCTTTTTCAAGCTCTGAGGAGGCTCTTTTAAATTGTGCTGGTTTAATTCTCAATCTTCCACTCACGCCACATCACAAGTGTGTCCCAGAATTGACGGAAGAGCAAGCCGAAGAAACGTATCTTGCAAATACCATCACTTACCA AGTTCCTGTGAATGGTTACTACTTTTTCGTCTTCAACAGTGAAAATGAGGTACAACCGAACTACATCCGCGTCCAATTCCACCTAAATAAGGCCGTTTATAACGTTTCAAACGCCGTATCGACTTGCTTGAACAGTTCCGCCGCTTGTGCGATGGACCTGAAGTTTTTCTCCTCGGAAAAACTGGTGATGGAACTACCAGTTAAAGAAAATGGGAATCTTTGGAATGAAGAATTCGTTGTGGTATCTGAGTGTGAACCACGAACCGCTATTTATGCAATATGTGTGATTGCTGTACCTGTTCTTGTGatactttttgcattttcgtga